The proteins below are encoded in one region of Bifidobacterium catenulatum DSM 16992 = JCM 1194 = LMG 11043:
- a CDS encoding ABC transporter ATP-binding protein, whose protein sequence is MITVRDLGWKYAPLTDGGKPVESLKHVSFDIRSGSFVGIIGPTGAGKSTLCMALAGIIPNLADGTMSGVVEVNGMNTSRHSVSALSERVGYVQQDPEAQLFCSSVEDEIAFPLENRGVAPNIIDKQIDIMLDLVGMAGYRKRVPTSLSGGQMQRVAIAAALAAEPDVLVLDEPTAALDPEGKQEVFDALERIRQTRSMTVIMAGQDTEHIAYWADQVLFMVNGEVVRNGDASLFTRERRLLESSGVQVSDGPSPVIKALPVRNDGKPKHTIISLDHVTHRYGQGGNASPALDDISLDIEQGAFVGLIGRNGSGKTTLAKHLNGLIQPTQGIVNVDGLDVSKHSVGEMAAHVGFVFQNPDHQIFCSSTKEEIAFGPTALGLDAATVFKRVDGMMTLFDLHRYEDVSPATLGYGERRAVALSSVIAMRTPILVLDEPTAGLDHRLASRFLGTVERLNRHGVTVIMISHDMRAVYRYCTHVLELEDGHVAQYGPIDKSQEAQQSPARQARQPHKVRGPVSATHVLLKIAKDECDKEER, encoded by the coding sequence ATGATTACGGTTCGCGACTTAGGGTGGAAGTACGCGCCACTGACCGACGGGGGCAAGCCGGTGGAAAGCCTCAAGCACGTCAGTTTCGACATCCGGTCCGGATCCTTCGTCGGTATCATCGGACCGACCGGAGCGGGCAAATCCACGCTATGCATGGCATTGGCCGGTATCATTCCGAACCTGGCCGACGGCACCATGAGCGGTGTCGTGGAGGTCAACGGCATGAATACGAGCAGGCACTCCGTCTCAGCACTGTCGGAGCGCGTCGGCTATGTGCAACAGGATCCGGAGGCGCAGCTGTTCTGCTCGAGTGTCGAGGATGAGATCGCTTTCCCGCTGGAAAACCGCGGAGTAGCCCCGAACATCATCGACAAGCAGATCGACATCATGCTCGACTTGGTCGGCATGGCCGGATACCGCAAACGTGTACCGACCAGCCTGTCGGGAGGCCAGATGCAGCGCGTGGCCATCGCCGCCGCGCTTGCAGCGGAACCCGATGTGCTTGTTCTTGACGAACCCACCGCGGCTCTCGACCCCGAAGGCAAGCAGGAAGTGTTCGACGCGCTCGAACGTATTCGCCAAACCCGTTCCATGACGGTGATCATGGCCGGGCAGGACACCGAACACATCGCCTACTGGGCCGATCAGGTGCTGTTCATGGTCAACGGTGAAGTGGTGCGTAATGGAGACGCCAGCCTATTTACCCGGGAACGTAGACTGTTGGAATCCTCCGGCGTGCAGGTGAGTGACGGACCATCCCCCGTCATCAAGGCGTTGCCGGTAAGGAACGACGGCAAGCCGAAGCATACGATCATCAGTCTGGACCATGTGACGCACCGCTATGGACAGGGCGGCAATGCGTCTCCCGCATTGGATGATATCAGTCTGGATATCGAACAGGGCGCCTTCGTGGGACTTATCGGGCGCAACGGGTCAGGCAAGACCACGCTCGCCAAGCATCTGAACGGGCTGATCCAACCCACACAGGGAATCGTGAATGTGGATGGGCTCGACGTATCGAAGCATAGCGTGGGCGAAATGGCCGCGCACGTCGGATTCGTATTCCAAAATCCTGACCATCAGATCTTCTGTTCCAGCACCAAAGAGGAGATCGCGTTCGGTCCGACCGCGCTCGGACTTGATGCGGCCACCGTGTTCAAACGTGTCGACGGAATGATGACATTGTTCGACCTGCACCGGTATGAGGACGTTTCACCGGCCACGCTTGGCTATGGCGAACGACGTGCGGTGGCATTGTCTTCGGTGATCGCCATGCGCACGCCGATACTCGTGCTCGACGAACCTACGGCAGGTCTCGACCATCGTCTCGCATCACGATTCCTTGGAACCGTGGAAAGACTCAACCGGCATGGCGTCACCGTCATCATGATCAGCCATGACATGCGTGCCGTATATCGATATTGCACGCACGTGCTCGAATTGGAAGACGGTCATGTTGCGCAATATGGGCCGATCGACAAATCGCAGGAAGCACAACAATCGCCCGCGCGACAGGCGCGGCAACCGCACAAGGTGCGCGGTCCGGTATCAGCGACCCACGTATTGTTGAAAATCGCCAAGGATGAATGTGACAAGGAGGAACGCTGA
- a CDS encoding energy-coupling factor transporter transmembrane component T family protein, translated as MDADLYVPGDGWLHRTDPRVKFLISIVMLALCLVWRNWAFILGILILEHVMLATDRVPAERIGWVWKILAVLIVFIVVLWPVFDQSGTHVLWQWGWLRLTQENLLMAAVMGLRIPALGFACFITLFTTSQTKLVRGLTSLGVPYKAGLTLATALRYIPVFFSIFQSVSEAQRARGLDLSGKVNAAGKKRNIFVRLVDRFKSYLPIIIAVLIRAYKMSQSVGWAMESRGLNLNRNGVKRTYRVNLTMRIADWIILVITIAATAGSVWLMTWLS; from the coding sequence ATGGATGCCGACCTGTATGTGCCAGGCGACGGATGGTTGCATCGCACCGATCCGCGCGTCAAATTCCTCATCTCCATCGTCATGCTGGCCCTTTGCCTCGTATGGCGTAACTGGGCGTTCATCCTCGGCATCCTCATTCTCGAACATGTGATGCTCGCCACCGACCGTGTGCCCGCCGAACGCATTGGATGGGTGTGGAAGATCCTCGCCGTGCTCATCGTGTTCATTGTGGTGCTTTGGCCGGTCTTCGACCAGAGTGGAACGCACGTGCTCTGGCAGTGGGGATGGCTGCGTCTCACGCAGGAGAACCTGCTCATGGCGGCAGTGATGGGTCTGCGCATTCCAGCGCTCGGCTTTGCATGCTTCATCACGCTGTTCACCACCAGCCAGACCAAACTGGTTCGTGGCCTTACCTCGCTCGGTGTGCCCTACAAGGCCGGGCTCACCCTGGCAACCGCGTTACGGTATATTCCCGTGTTCTTCTCCATCTTCCAATCCGTGTCCGAAGCGCAGCGTGCGCGAGGGCTTGATCTGAGCGGCAAAGTCAATGCGGCAGGTAAAAAACGCAACATATTCGTACGTCTCGTAGACCGGTTCAAATCGTATCTGCCGATCATTATCGCCGTATTGATTCGCGCCTACAAAATGAGCCAAAGCGTGGGCTGGGCCATGGAATCGCGTGGACTCAACCTGAATCGGAACGGCGTGAAACGCACATATCGGGTCAACCTTACGATGAGAATTGCCGACTGGATTATTCTCGTGATTACCATCGCCGCCACCGCAGGCAGCGTGTGGTTGATGACATGGCTGTCATAG
- a CDS encoding Lrp/AsnC family transcriptional regulator, translated as MAVIGGVMTQDEERTTITARDLKVVSALQCNGRMTMQALADKIGISVYAATESYKRLTEAGIMTIVPVCNPLSLGNYSQVLVGLRINGNRNEALAMLKAMPQVTYVVCALGDADIIAEAVVYSAEGMDHFLKYDLRALPGLTRLQVFSCGRLVLDDHNVSVVNRLLAERGETGFMTKREASVGTDIPVHRLDSRFVHTFNELQKDGRASYATLGEHLGVTHTAIRGRVKKLEDSGVMRIMATVSPMRLGGFRQAFLGIGVKPPYRLDAEQLLEIDEVTYAMSGVGLNGADYLIEIIAGDDGDLWRVVDESIRSLPGVEQTWWASTVSVEKESYWLEPPRDGVLLDD; from the coding sequence ATGGCTGTCATAGGGGGTGTGATGACGCAGGATGAGGAGCGTACTACAATCACCGCACGTGATTTGAAGGTGGTATCGGCGCTGCAATGCAACGGACGTATGACCATGCAGGCGCTTGCCGATAAAATCGGCATTTCCGTATATGCGGCGACGGAAAGCTACAAACGGCTCACCGAAGCGGGCATCATGACCATTGTGCCCGTATGCAATCCGTTGAGTCTTGGAAATTACAGTCAGGTGCTTGTGGGACTGCGCATCAACGGCAATCGCAACGAGGCACTCGCCATGCTCAAAGCCATGCCTCAGGTCACCTATGTGGTCTGCGCGTTGGGCGATGCCGACATCATTGCCGAAGCCGTGGTGTATTCAGCCGAAGGTATGGACCATTTCCTGAAGTACGATTTGCGCGCACTGCCCGGATTGACCCGTCTGCAAGTGTTCTCCTGCGGTCGATTGGTGCTTGACGACCATAATGTCAGCGTGGTCAACCGTCTGCTGGCCGAACGCGGCGAAACTGGATTCATGACCAAACGTGAGGCCAGCGTCGGCACCGATATTCCCGTGCATCGGTTGGACTCGCGATTCGTGCACACGTTCAACGAATTACAGAAAGACGGCAGGGCAAGCTACGCCACGCTAGGGGAGCATCTTGGCGTGACGCACACCGCGATTCGTGGGCGCGTCAAAAAACTGGAGGATTCCGGTGTGATGCGCATTATGGCCACGGTCAGCCCCATGCGTTTAGGCGGATTCCGCCAAGCATTTCTCGGCATCGGTGTGAAGCCGCCGTATCGGCTTGATGCCGAACAACTGTTGGAAATCGATGAAGTGACGTACGCGATGAGCGGCGTCGGATTGAACGGAGCCGACTACCTCATCGAAATCATCGCCGGAGATGACGGGGATCTGTGGCGTGTGGTAGACGAATCCATTCGCTCGCTGCCAGGCGTGGAACAGACCTGGTGGGCATCCACCGTCAGCGTGGAAAAAGAGTCGTATTGGCTTGAGCCTCCCCGCGACGGCGTGCTTCTCGACGATTGA
- a CDS encoding ABC transporter ATP-binding protein has product MDIRDTIKATNTAIAAVDLVKDYGSGNNTVHALRGVNVAFEKGKFTAIMGPSGSGKSTLMHTLAGLDSATGGHIIFNGDDLTHMNDNQLTLLRRRDIGFIFQSFNLLPMFTAEQNILMPLTLAGAKPDRQWLRLLVETLGLKERLNHRPNELSGGQQQRVAIARALITKPKLVFADEPTGNLDSVSSAEVLSFLKRSVNELGQTIIMVTHDAVAASYADRALVFADGQIVADVNKPTADQMSELLMKEREAATMNVASVRHSH; this is encoded by the coding sequence ATGGATATCAGGGACACCATCAAAGCTACCAATACGGCCATTGCAGCCGTGGATCTTGTGAAGGACTACGGTTCCGGGAATAACACGGTGCATGCGTTGCGTGGCGTCAACGTCGCTTTTGAAAAAGGAAAATTCACGGCGATTATGGGACCTTCCGGTTCCGGCAAATCCACGTTGATGCACACGTTGGCAGGACTGGATTCCGCAACCGGCGGGCACATCATATTCAATGGCGACGATCTGACGCACATGAACGACAACCAGCTTACGTTGCTGCGCCGCCGCGACATCGGATTCATCTTCCAAAGCTTCAACCTGCTGCCGATGTTCACCGCCGAACAGAACATTCTCATGCCATTGACCTTGGCTGGAGCGAAACCCGACCGACAGTGGTTGCGTCTGCTGGTGGAAACGCTTGGCCTTAAGGAACGTCTCAATCATCGTCCGAACGAACTATCGGGAGGTCAACAGCAGCGTGTGGCCATCGCACGAGCATTGATCACCAAGCCGAAACTAGTATTCGCAGACGAGCCCACCGGCAATCTTGACTCCGTATCAAGCGCCGAAGTGCTGAGCTTCCTGAAACGTTCCGTCAACGAACTTGGCCAAACCATCATCATGGTCACGCATGATGCGGTCGCCGCGTCTTACGCCGACCGTGCGCTCGTGTTTGCCGACGGCCAGATTGTGGCGGACGTGAACAAGCCGACAGCAGACCAGATGAGTGAACTGTTGATGAAGGAACGCGAAGCCGCCACAATGAATGTGGCTTCCGTGAGACATTCCCACTAA
- a CDS encoding ABC transporter permease, whose translation MWSITLKLMRKTKRMLIPAGIAIMIGTAFIASTFLFGNAMNDSLTRRLTAMFGNANYAVTVNSSDLSDEELNEAYSSTVGDFHLDQIAGIEGVDGVRASVETGASVSKGDSTISGEIISTAAQKNMLPVNITEGDQPKDSNEVALPEDMAKQLNVGIGDTVSLTSQYAVGTDGKAKADNVRVVGLTSDPNGAYSYYGGAIVGSNNLLAAMQGTDDFNTTGTTTVYLDLALDGNSASAKTINSVKALLPKHFDLMPRQQVSDESIKSLSGNQTNIVTTFLMCFGVLAMFVAALVIANTFQVLVAQRRRTLALLRTIGAKKGQLYGSVLFEAAVLGFVASVLGVVLGSLLMWGMCVSDIMQEGMRFNFSWQAAVVPILFGIVVTVLASLGSARSATAVTPLEALRPIELTDNRHSSLTRAIIGILMVVVGIAMAVFSIWQVQATNGGEEANSDQFTMILLIAIAGAALVFLGMVITAVFWMPTLMKGVGSLASLTGPSATVAHANIQKNPRRIAATGAALLIGVTLVSTIATGAASAKETMNGALATRYSVDIVAMGDGISQQMAKDVADINGVSDMLYAPAVSVTLEKADGTRPTSALLVGVKNIDQVKRVMRANLGNASIDSDSVLMPTYNAQTGKELQFANGTADFSTEWNQDGVTTRSLTLQANQADYRRVSAQYGAVGFVDESHFTNGDLDAATHVLLVKADTDKSGVSVDGIYNDMQAALEKSTGATVTGPIAERIVWANMIDSMMMLLVGLIAVAVLIALVGVANTLSLSVIERTRESATLRAIGMTRGQLRRSLAVEALLISLVSGIAGVLLGTLFGWLGAYVVFSMYGKVVFPFEWGINGIVLAVAAVAALLASVFPARRAVSTPPVEALAEA comes from the coding sequence ATGTGGTCCATCACTTTGAAACTCATGCGAAAAACCAAGCGCATGCTCATACCCGCAGGCATCGCCATCATGATCGGCACGGCGTTCATCGCCAGCACCTTCCTGTTCGGCAATGCCATGAACGACTCCCTGACACGGCGGCTGACCGCTATGTTCGGAAACGCCAACTATGCGGTGACCGTCAACAGCTCCGACCTGAGTGATGAGGAACTCAACGAAGCGTACTCCAGCACTGTCGGCGACTTCCATCTCGACCAGATCGCCGGCATCGAAGGAGTCGACGGCGTCCGCGCTTCGGTGGAAACCGGCGCCAGCGTTTCCAAGGGAGACAGCACCATCAGCGGTGAGATCATCTCCACCGCGGCACAGAAGAACATGCTTCCCGTGAATATTACGGAAGGGGACCAGCCGAAGGACTCCAACGAAGTCGCACTGCCGGAAGACATGGCGAAACAGCTGAACGTCGGCATTGGCGACACTGTAAGCCTGACCTCCCAATATGCGGTAGGCACCGATGGCAAAGCCAAAGCGGACAACGTGCGCGTGGTCGGACTCACCTCCGATCCGAACGGCGCTTACTCGTACTATGGTGGCGCGATTGTAGGATCCAACAATCTGCTTGCCGCAATGCAGGGAACGGACGATTTCAACACCACCGGAACAACAACGGTATATCTCGACCTTGCCTTGGATGGAAACAGCGCATCCGCAAAAACCATCAACAGTGTGAAAGCGTTGCTGCCAAAGCATTTCGATTTGATGCCGCGACAGCAGGTCAGTGACGAAAGCATCAAATCCTTAAGCGGCAACCAAACCAACATCGTCACCACATTCCTCATGTGCTTTGGCGTGCTTGCCATGTTCGTGGCGGCACTGGTGATCGCCAACACGTTCCAAGTGCTCGTGGCGCAACGCCGCCGCACACTCGCCTTGCTGCGCACCATCGGCGCGAAGAAAGGCCAGCTGTATGGTTCCGTGCTGTTCGAGGCGGCAGTGCTTGGCTTCGTTGCATCCGTGCTTGGCGTGGTGCTGGGCAGTCTGCTCATGTGGGGCATGTGCGTCAGTGACATCATGCAAGAGGGTATGCGATTCAATTTCTCTTGGCAGGCCGCCGTCGTACCTATTCTCTTCGGTATTGTGGTGACGGTGCTCGCATCCTTGGGATCCGCACGTTCCGCTACTGCGGTGACGCCATTGGAGGCATTGCGCCCGATTGAACTGACCGACAACCGTCATTCCAGCCTCACTCGAGCCATAATCGGTATTCTGATGGTGGTGGTCGGTATCGCCATGGCAGTATTTTCCATCTGGCAGGTACAAGCCACCAATGGCGGCGAGGAAGCGAACAGCGATCAATTCACGATGATTCTGCTCATAGCCATCGCCGGCGCCGCACTGGTGTTCCTCGGCATGGTGATCACCGCGGTGTTCTGGATGCCGACCCTCATGAAGGGCGTTGGATCGTTGGCCTCACTGACAGGCCCTTCCGCAACGGTTGCGCACGCCAACATTCAGAAGAATCCGCGACGCATCGCAGCAACCGGTGCTGCTCTGCTCATCGGTGTCACCTTGGTTTCCACCATCGCAACCGGTGCCGCTAGCGCCAAAGAGACTATGAATGGTGCGCTCGCCACCCGTTATAGCGTCGACATCGTGGCTATGGGCGATGGCATCAGCCAGCAAATGGCCAAGGATGTAGCCGACATCAACGGCGTGTCCGACATGTTGTATGCGCCGGCGGTTTCCGTGACCTTGGAGAAAGCGGATGGAACCCGGCCTACGTCCGCATTGCTGGTCGGTGTGAAGAACATCGATCAGGTCAAGCGGGTCATGCGTGCCAACTTGGGTAACGCCTCCATCGACAGTGATAGCGTTCTCATGCCAACATACAATGCGCAAACCGGCAAGGAGCTGCAGTTCGCCAATGGCACGGCTGATTTCTCTACCGAATGGAACCAGGACGGCGTCACTACGCGTTCGCTGACATTGCAAGCAAACCAAGCTGACTACCGTCGCGTATCCGCACAGTATGGAGCTGTCGGATTCGTGGATGAAAGCCATTTCACCAATGGTGACCTTGATGCTGCCACCCATGTGTTGCTGGTCAAAGCAGATACTGACAAGTCGGGAGTTTCCGTCGACGGCATCTACAACGACATGCAGGCCGCATTGGAAAAGAGCACTGGCGCGACAGTGACCGGACCGATCGCCGAACGCATCGTATGGGCGAACATGATCGACTCCATGATGATGCTTCTGGTGGGATTGATCGCCGTGGCCGTGCTCATCGCACTTGTCGGCGTAGCCAACACGCTGTCGCTGTCAGTGATCGAACGCACCCGAGAATCCGCCACACTGCGTGCCATCGGCATGACTCGAGGCCAGTTGCGACGCTCCCTGGCGGTGGAAGCCCTGCTCATCTCGCTGGTATCCGGCATCGCGGGCGTACTACTTGGCACCCTGTTCGGCTGGCTGGGCGCATACGTGGTGTTCAGTATGTACGGCAAAGTGGTGTTCCCGTTCGAATGGGGCATTAACGGCATCGTACTCGCCGTGGCAGCCGTGGCAGCATTGCTCGCCAGCGTATTCCCCGCACGCAGGGCAGTGAGCACGCCTCCTGTTGAGGCGCTCGCCGAAGCCTAA
- a CDS encoding response regulator — protein MSKEQKIRVVIADDQELVRAGFAMVIGSQPDMAVAAQARDGAEALALAETLHPDVVLMDVRMPGMDGIEATRQISALQHRFAADGTQSEVARTKVIILTTFDLDEYVMAAITAGASGFLLKDTEPETLLNSIRTVFQGNAIIAPSATKRLIEKMMEGDFMAANVGAHGNSTASSTSDSTYTDPELDELTDREREVLIEIAHGLSNQEIADKLFISLPTVKTHVAHILAKINARDRVQAVVFAYENHLV, from the coding sequence ATGAGTAAAGAACAGAAGATTCGTGTGGTCATTGCCGATGATCAGGAATTGGTACGTGCCGGTTTCGCCATGGTGATCGGCTCCCAACCTGATATGGCGGTCGCGGCACAGGCTCGCGATGGCGCGGAAGCCTTGGCGTTGGCGGAAACGCTGCATCCTGACGTGGTGTTGATGGATGTGCGTATGCCTGGCATGGATGGTATCGAGGCGACTCGGCAGATCAGTGCGTTGCAGCATCGCTTCGCTGCCGATGGAACGCAATCAGAAGTCGCCCGTACCAAAGTGATTATTTTGACGACATTCGATTTGGATGAATATGTTATGGCTGCAATCACTGCCGGAGCTTCCGGTTTTCTGCTGAAAGATACGGAACCGGAAACGTTGTTGAATTCGATTCGCACGGTTTTTCAAGGTAATGCGATTATCGCACCGTCCGCCACGAAACGTCTTATCGAGAAAATGATGGAAGGCGATTTCATGGCTGCGAATGTTGGCGCACATGGAAATTCCACTGCTTCTTCCACTTCTGATTCGACGTACACCGATCCGGAATTAGATGAACTGACCGATCGCGAGCGCGAAGTGCTTATTGAGATCGCGCATGGATTGTCGAATCAGGAGATTGCCGACAAGCTTTTCATCAGCCTGCCAACGGTGAAAACGCATGTGGCTCATATTCTGGCGAAGATCAATGCGCGTGACCGTGTGCAGGCGGTGGTGTTCGCTTACGAAAACCATTTGGTCTGA
- a CDS encoding sensor histidine kinase, which translates to MSNLKQRLLSWMHGHVFAGDLIITLVIGVLLFGVTGSITYNPGLLFDLKPSTQMAWEAAMLIPLLIRRWWPQTGALLCVALTLAHLIFGPCLLGADILALFMLYSVIVYGNPKNTKAFIILALTIGLLASALVAWTMTNGPLLTGGKVHTWSSWNDPNPNGVMVTEDTLGSIYTGTSMSEVADMMAQYMLVLTPIFEVCIISTVIVAFWQRARLATIRMMRERNEAIAARDQNERDIAALAERARIARDMHDVVAHTLSIIIVQSDGGRYAGTHDPAVARNTMETIRHESERALHDMQRLLGVFGGSPHADYNDIGNLVEQAQNVSPDIRIRRNITGIASPEQLGEQASIASYHVVQEALTNIRKYAGPHVNVHIKESWNNGLLTLTITDNGHGAAANIDGHTPGYGLLGMKERIESAGGSLQAGPQLGGGFEVMATLPYGGKEQVTEETGEQYASEQSESCNTTTISSKAKLSDETIAPHTVVNISARIPDQPSEQTQETNQPTGRDHRSNALQHLRITAPNLHDLLKSLKLKSVELANTSNSRGLNWVERVSAWTQHHYALMDSVGAVALVMLLNRMSVTLFFDSSPQAQLSHAIAACCLLALALRRRLPETCALIVFVLSVVQLVFLGSIEVGHIVASLCALYSAVLYGREHAWRWTGLAAATCSVLMGLKIAADQHGYTTLFGAIAAFAGLTKPVSVTSSNTAAFFTGVMYTVAVLMLCAGIIAWARWARSSDSNALVLQAREEALVAEQEKQRILAANMERDRISASIQAEVTATLNSVISQAVDGIRMLDSAEAQGKEPTADEISAAFKAIGEQGRAALKRMRELLGVLRETGFSDDAHAGSASELQLRPAAPLEEQLQRASR; encoded by the coding sequence ATGTCGAATCTCAAGCAGCGTCTCTTGTCATGGATGCATGGCCATGTTTTCGCCGGCGATCTCATCATCACGCTTGTTATAGGTGTTCTGCTGTTCGGCGTGACCGGCAGCATCACCTATAATCCGGGATTGCTGTTTGACCTTAAGCCTTCCACGCAGATGGCATGGGAAGCGGCAATGCTTATTCCGCTGCTAATCCGTCGATGGTGGCCGCAGACCGGAGCGTTGCTCTGCGTGGCATTGACCTTGGCGCATCTCATATTCGGCCCTTGCCTGTTGGGCGCCGATATTCTGGCATTGTTCATGCTGTATTCAGTGATCGTCTACGGCAATCCCAAAAACACGAAAGCCTTCATTATTCTGGCGTTGACCATCGGTCTTCTGGCTTCGGCGCTGGTGGCATGGACCATGACCAATGGACCACTGCTCACCGGAGGCAAAGTGCATACATGGAGCAGCTGGAATGACCCAAATCCAAATGGCGTTATGGTCACGGAAGACACTCTCGGCTCCATCTACACAGGAACATCCATGTCGGAAGTCGCCGACATGATGGCGCAATACATGCTGGTACTGACGCCGATTTTCGAAGTATGCATTATTTCCACCGTCATTGTAGCGTTCTGGCAGCGTGCCCGTCTGGCAACCATTCGCATGATGCGGGAACGCAATGAGGCAATCGCCGCGCGAGACCAGAACGAACGCGATATCGCCGCGTTGGCGGAACGCGCACGCATCGCACGCGACATGCACGATGTGGTGGCGCACACCCTGTCAATCATCATCGTGCAGTCTGATGGCGGTCGCTATGCAGGCACGCATGATCCCGCGGTAGCCAGAAACACCATGGAGACGATTCGACACGAATCGGAACGCGCACTGCATGACATGCAACGTCTTCTGGGAGTATTCGGGGGTTCACCGCACGCCGATTATAACGATATCGGCAATCTTGTGGAACAAGCGCAAAACGTCTCCCCCGACATTCGAATCCGACGGAATATCACCGGCATCGCCAGCCCAGAACAACTCGGCGAACAAGCCTCGATAGCTTCCTACCATGTAGTGCAGGAGGCACTGACGAATATCCGCAAGTATGCGGGGCCGCACGTCAATGTGCACATTAAAGAGTCATGGAACAACGGTTTGCTCACTTTGACCATCACCGACAATGGTCATGGCGCGGCGGCCAATATCGACGGGCATACGCCAGGTTACGGCCTGCTGGGCATGAAAGAACGCATCGAATCGGCCGGAGGCTCGTTGCAGGCTGGCCCCCAACTCGGCGGAGGCTTCGAAGTCATGGCCACCCTGCCTTACGGCGGTAAAGAACAGGTGACAGAAGAAACCGGCGAACAGTATGCCTCGGAACAGTCCGAATCGTGCAACACAACTACCATATCCAGCAAAGCGAAACTATCCGACGAAACAATCGCACCTCACACAGTCGTCAACATATCGGCGCGAATCCCAGATCAGCCATCGGAGCAGACGCAGGAAACCAACCAACCGACCGGTCGCGATCATCGTTCGAATGCCCTGCAACATTTGCGCATCACCGCACCCAATCTGCATGATTTGCTCAAATCGTTGAAACTGAAATCCGTAGAACTTGCAAATACATCCAATTCGCGAGGACTGAATTGGGTGGAACGTGTTTCCGCGTGGACGCAGCACCATTATGCGCTCATGGATTCCGTTGGTGCCGTGGCATTGGTCATGCTGCTGAATCGCATGTCGGTTACGCTCTTTTTTGATAGTTCACCTCAGGCGCAGCTCTCTCATGCGATCGCCGCATGCTGCTTGCTGGCGCTGGCTCTTCGACGCAGGCTCCCCGAGACTTGCGCGCTTATTGTGTTCGTATTGTCGGTTGTGCAATTGGTGTTTTTGGGATCGATTGAGGTTGGACATATCGTAGCGTCGCTGTGTGCGCTGTATTCAGCCGTATTGTATGGGCGTGAACACGCATGGCGTTGGACCGGTCTTGCCGCCGCTACCTGTTCGGTGCTGATGGGCTTAAAAATCGCGGCTGATCAACACGGATACACTACCTTGTTCGGCGCCATCGCCGCTTTTGCAGGCTTGACGAAACCGGTTTCAGTCACGTCAAGTAATACGGCGGCGTTCTTTACCGGCGTTATGTATACGGTTGCAGTGCTGATGCTGTGCGCCGGCATTATAGCGTGGGCACGTTGGGCTCGTTCCAGTGATTCAAACGCACTGGTGTTGCAGGCGCGAGAGGAAGCGCTGGTGGCCGAGCAGGAGAAGCAGCGTATTCTCGCGGCGAATATGGAACGTGACCGTATCAGTGCCAGCATTCAGGCTGAAGTCACCGCCACGTTGAACAGCGTGATTAGTCAAGCCGTCGATGGTATCCGCATGCTGGATAGCGCCGAAGCACAAGGCAAAGAGCCTACCGCCGACGAGATTTCCGCAGCGTTCAAAGCCATTGGAGAACAGGGGCGCGCCGCACTTAAGCGTATGCGCGAACTGCTTGGTGTGCTTCGTGAGACTGGTTTCAGCGATGACGCTCATGCCGGTAGCGCGAGCGAACTGCAGTTGAGGCCCGCTGCACCGCTGGAAGAGCAGCTGCAGCGCGCGTCTCGATAG